AGTCCCCATTTAGCATTAAAGGGTGCATGTAGGATCCATTTTAGAATCCATTATCTCCTAGCTCTATGGTAGCTTTGATTTGCACTGCAAAATTAGATCGAAGGAAAGCCAATTTAGATTCGAGAGGTGGTTGTTTTAGGGAGAGTTGTGAGGAGGATGTTAATCACCCTAGAAGCGGCAATtgctattaatttatttttttgcttttgcttATAGTAGATTGTGTTATGTTTATTTGACAAACGTAATCTTAAGTTTAATTATTGTAGGGACAACTTTAGAAAAAATAAGCTCCATCTCAATCTATATCGACCATAGTTTGACATTGATACACCATTGgtttgttaattaattttgtatagTTCATacttatgttattatttttttcctaatgacgttcttttctttttaaacatgatattattaatattctcatttttttttttggttttatacttGGAGTTGGCAATTGCTTGCTATGTTGttacctttatttatttaaaaattgtatttCAATTGTTATAACATTGATATTCATTCAAGCTATTTGGTaagcaaaaattttatgtgcaatcATTTTTGCAGATTATTTTgtacactccagtgatatgattagttgtgtattaaaaaaaattaatctaactaatcatattagtggagtgtacaaaaaatacgtaaaagtaactgtatgtaacattactcttatgcatgtaactatattttgaagtgaaaacatgttttggatcaAATTGGCCCAAAAACAATCTTAAAAAGTATTCGGGGCCGAAAATGGTCTAGAAGAATCTTCTGGACCGGGTCCCCGGATGGGTACATTACGGCCCACGGATGGGCGGGTGGATGAACGGCTCGGGGGCACCTGCCCAAACACCACTTCAACCCCTTCCAATCAGTGTTTGTTTGGGCATTCGTTCGAGAAGCTAGAAGGTTTACTTCCATCGCTTCGCCGACGTTTTTCAGGTGAAAATCGACCAATTGCTTCCATACGTTTCTTAGGGTTTCCAATATCCGCAGTGTCCTAGGGTTTTAAATTCTTGTCTTTTAGCTCTTCAATTTACGCAATCGAAGTTGTTACTGGACTTCTACTTTTGGGGTTTGGTATTTGCAAATTTAGTGAATTTGTGATAGCCAACAAGCTTTATTAATAAGTGGCTGATGTTCTTGGGATTCGTTTGGTTTCTACAAGAAAGAGAGAGCTAGTTTTTTTGTCAAATCTTGTAAGCTGACTGGGTTTGTGTTTGTTTCTGCTTATTTTTCTCAATAGGTTACTGGAAGATAAGATCATGGCGGGTGGGAATTTCATGCACAGGGTTATGTCTTATCTTGTGAACGAGCTTATCGTTAATAGCCTTGCCAACAGGTACCTTGGCCACTGGTCATATAATCTTCATTGCGCGCTTGTATTTTGCTGTTCTgcttaatatttatgatgatgatGCTATAATtcacttacaaaaaaatattatataattgaaaCTTCTTTCTCTGACCACCCTAGAGGAACTTTTCCTTATTAGTTCGTTCCTTTGAAGCGAAAGAACCTCAAATTTCCTTGGTTTGATATGGTCTGCAGCTTATAAAATTCATGGTTTGCCACTTCCAAACGCTAAAATTTCCTAAACCTTTATACTGGCCATTCttctatattttcattttgatgatttaattaGTCATCTTTCTAAGACTAGCGTCAGGTGTCGTTTAAAATATGTTTTcgttttttgttgttttctgaTAAATGTCAAACTATTTAGAGACGGGCTCAGGTTTATGGTCGTTTGGATGAAAAGcgatatatatatgctatttgtGATGacgtatgtttttttttttatcatcagaGCTTCTCTATTAGATCATTTGAGACTGATCTAAACAATCCCAAAGCTTCCAGCTAATCTTACTATTTTAGTTTCATATGCTGTGTAATCTTACGATTTTATCAGGGAGTATATGGATATTCAACCATGATAATTGTTCAATTCTTCATTTCCAGAAATCCTCATAATATTGTTTGGAAGACTCAATAGTGAGATACATATCTTTCTAAACATGTGAAATCAATGGTGTAGTAGGTTTTCAATGACACAGTCATGCATTGAGATGCAGGGCCAaacagtgtttttttttttttttgggggggggggggggggggggtgatgatgtaataaaaattttatttttagggtgTATATCTTGACATTTGGGCCAGCTAAGAAAGTGTAACTTGACAAATGTAGGCATCCAAAGCTTAAGTTGAACGAAACATACTGTTCATCTTTGAAAAAAAGATCGATTCATTAGAGAAACATACTGAGTATCTTAAAAAAAGTTTACTTGCTGTTAACGCTTACGCTCACACTCACAAGCAACCCCCCTCCCTCCAAAAGAACAAAAGGTACAGCGCAGTTTGCTCCTGTATACATGAACATGCAAGTTAAGGTTTCAATGCATTGCATGAGTATATCTTAATCCATGGTATATGGAGGTCCTTCCCCTCTCCATCCACTGTTCCACATGGGTTTGTCACCTCTACATCTGCCACCAAGATTACTTACCTCATAGGTTTGTACTGATTGTGAAGATGACTGCAAGAATAAAAactttgtttattatttttcatatttacccgaggtgcaaacaatctctatgTGCCATTGGATTGGGGGATTTTCTCCTTAAATTACATGAGGTGAACTTGCGGGGAAACCCCTTGCCAAAGGCTTGTGCACCCCTGAGATTAGTCGGGACGCTAGTTATAGACACTTAGTGccgataataaaataaaaattatttttcatattttcttttttcctttttaatgagTTTTGATTGGCATTTGTGCCTAAAATAACCGGTGATCCTATATCTCCAATATAATGTTTTGTTGGGTTTCCTCAGTCCTGCATTTCAGAGGTTTGCAGTGAGAACGTCAAGGAGGATTGAGGAGGTTTCGAGTAAGGGTATGTTTCTATCACCCCAATTTTTGTAGCTTCTGCTTTTCTGGACATTTGGCGGTGATTGTGTGATGGTTTGTTCATGCAGCTGCACAGAAGCAGCAAGAACTCGCTGACCGTGTGAAGGATCTGTCTAAAGATTTTGAGGTTGGATTGTATGTTGTGTATATCGAATATGATTTCATCTGCATGAGAGTTTATAGCTTATGACAATACATGTTGTATTTGTTGCAGTCTTTCAAAAATCAGTGATTCGGTCTGATGGACACGGTGCTGCCCCAGTTTGCATATGATCTATATTCTTCTTCCTTCTGCGGGAATGatgaaaatgagttttgtaaTTTTAGGATAATATCCTAAAGAAAATCACGGCCTAATAACCTTctgcaaaaataaatttatgtttaCATTAGACAGGCAAGTAGTTGGGTATATTTATCTGACTTCAGTGTTGCTGTGGATTGAGAGGGGAGGGAACTGGGATTTGGGCctccgagagagagagatagttgTCTGTGAGAACTTTTTACTTGATTTGTACGTGCTAGGGGGGAATTGGTTGTTGTGGGTATGCCACACTATTCTGGTAGAGAAAAAGGGTGTAAATTCTGAATGTTATGCAGGACTTAGGCTAAGTTtgaatgttgagttgagttgaattgagttgaaatgaaagttaaaaattgaataaaatattgttataatattaatttttaagattattattattttgagatttgaaaaaatgaattgtttattatattttatgttgcaatttgaaaaaattgtaatgatcagataaaataaatttagatgaaTTTGAGATCTAAACTGGGCCTTAATGGGATGCAGGGAGTTAATATTCTTTGCTCAAATGGTATATTATTACCATCTGGAGGGTTTGGCGATGAGATGGGCTTTCCTCCACCCTCCTCGTCGTGAGCAAGAAAGGATAAGACTCttttgagaaattatatttacagtcgtaGTTGTACAAGAAGCGtgtagtcgctttgaaaaaaataaattaatatgggatctacatgaaaaaaaattaattttttaatcgtgaactctactctttttcaaagcgattgcgtgATATTTGTAATTCCACGATTGTACGTAGCATTGCTCATCTTAAAAATAAGGTCACTTCGAGAGAAATGACTTGTACAACCTTAAATATACAAATCagtgtaaaaacaaaaaagtgtaaaaattttgttatttattcatGGGTTTTGTTTTTTCACAAATAGCTTGTATGCGATTTGTCTATTTAAGATTTATGCATAGTATTACTCATCTTCcctcaaaataaagaaagggtACTGCTGCCACTTACCTACATCTTGTTATAAGCCATGCTGTATAAATTTAATCGTTTTATTTCTAAATTACAGTGTAATTATAAGCTGTAATATCTTAAACGAGATAATATGCCTGGCATTCAATAATTTCATAGAACTACATCCAAGATTCATGAAAAGAAGAGAATTTCATATGGTTTTCTGACATATGAATCACTTAAAATGCCACAACAGCAGGATAAAGAGTAGTATTGTCATATAATGTTGTCAtattttgattctttgattGCATTTTCTGGTTTTGGTCAATCTTgttattttttgacaaaatgatAAAGCCCTGCATGGGGAGACCTTGTCCGGAGgcattgattaatttttttgacaAGAACACTTTTCATGGTTCTTCCATGTGTACTTGTGCTTGGGGAGGTGGCCGTCTAAAGCCAAAATATAATGTGTTCAGCTTAATTGGAGCCCCGTGGTTGCGACACGAGGAACGTACGTCACGCTTGGTATGCCCCCAACAACAAAAGGTTGCACAAACTTGTCAAGGTAGTCGTGGCAAACGAAAACAGATCTGTCATCGTTGTCGTTTGTGATGGAGGCCAGTAGAAGTCTTTCGTGGGTGCCATGCAATTAAAAATGCattaatctttaaaaataaaacgttAATTTGCATaagaatatttcttttaaagaagttttgaTACAGCGTTCTTTTTCACATAACGGGGTCCCTAGAAGTTATGTTTTGAATGaaaatcttttaaattatacatattttttgtatatgtgAAAGTGGTAGGATCTATTGATATAtggtaatttttgttttttgtgttttttactAAAACAAAGGTTAATGATTAGAAGACTTGTTTTGGGAGACAAATCTTTTCGGGCCGGGGATGAAGACGGGTTTTAAGTTTTGCattgaaagagagaaaaataaaataaaaaaatctgaaaaccaattattttcagatttttctttttaaaatcaaaatttgtTTTTCTGATATGCAATTTCTGGTTTGATATAATTTATGATTTACTTATACTAATTTGTAGAAAATCTAATCGTAAAAAAACTCGAGTTCAATTTCTATATATGACAAAAACTAGAGTAATGCTGGATAATGCAAGTTCAGCGTGTGCAATGTGCATACCAAGTGTGGATAGGGCCTGAATGGGTCTTACATTAGGATTTAAAGAGGGCTTATTTGGAATTTCAGTTTCTAGCAATTTCGAAATAATCTAAATTTTCAtgatccaataaaattatcaagatattgaaaaataaatgtggATGTAATAATATGTATTTGAGTAATTAATAgcatatgaaaataatttaattaacatAAACTAAAATCGGCTAtgtagaatttttaaaaaaccatTTAGAATTTCGGCATATATTGCtttagaatttcaattgaatcacAAGAAGTAAGAAGTAGTActcatttgaaaataataaaaagttaagcccatcatataaaaataagtttcttTGCGTtggtctcattttttttaaatgagttgtGGAAATTTTTACGATGGGTTTCATTTTTTTGcatggttttttaatttttattttttcacgtGAGTTTCATCGTAGAAGTCCTTTATAAGCTCCAATAGAGCTCAATTATAACAGGATGTGAATTGAGTTAACAACTCAAATTTACGTGAAAAAACCCTCCAATGTAGAGGGAAAAAACTATGAGGCAAATATTCCACCATATCAATATAAAGGTTACAACAGTACTCAAGTCATGTCCAAAACTTGAGTTTACTAGGTGAGAATGTTTGTAAATCCACCACACTGTAAAAAGGTGGAGACAGTTTTCCATTTATAGATATAAACGTACATGTACATCTATACAACAAGAAAGGACaacaatcataaaaataaatacagcaTCTCTAAAATCATGGGTCAATTACTACAATTAAGGTAATGACTAAGAATCAGAAGAGGATTGCGGAGAATCctcaacacccccccccccctccgggCGCAAGCTGAGCGTGGGATTAGTGTCACAACCCCCAGGAGATTTGCTCGGAACCACACCTCGGCACGACTCATGGAGGGTCAAGACAGTCATATGGCTAGTctgcttgcatgccttggctcaaACCATGACATGCAGCGGGCGAGCATGGAGGCTACTGACCGCGCGCAGACCATGCGTGCAGGCTTGTGCGTGCCCTTGAGCGTGCATCTGCACGCATGCATGCGTGCCCCCACACCACCTAGCAAGGCCAGTGGCGTGCCCCCACAGGCACGCCATCCAGTGCAcggctccagcccgtgcctAGTAGAGcaggttagtggcatgcctcgtggcgtgccatccagcgcatggctccagcccatgccttgcggagcaggtcagtggcatgcccaccaggcatgccatctAGCGCATGACTCTAGCCCATGCCTAGCAGACTCAGCCCCCAGACCACCAGCCTGGGCCATGCCGTGCACCATCATGGCTTAccttcagcaagccatgcccatcatgccgtgcaccaccatggctcaccttcagcaagccatgcccaccatgccgtgcaccaccatggctcaccatCAGCTAGCCATGCCGCACCACCCTGGCCCACCATCAGCCAGCCATGCCGCACACCGCCATGGCTCACCACTCAGCAAGCCATGACCGCACCACCTGACCACCGGCCAACCTGACCACCGTGCACCacctagcccaccatgggccgTGCATGCCACGGCTAGCCTTGGTCCATGGCCattatcttgttatttattttatttatttaatttgctttatttatttattttctagggaCATATTGGGggtttctaatttgtttttcttataaata
This genomic interval from Carya illinoinensis cultivar Pawnee chromosome 10, C.illinoinensisPawnee_v1, whole genome shotgun sequence contains the following:
- the LOC122278087 gene encoding uncharacterized protein LOC122278087, encoding MAGGNFMHRVMSYLVNELIVNSLANSPAFQRFAVRTSRRIEEVSSKAAQKQQELADRVKDLSKDFESFKNQ